The Leucobacter rhizosphaerae genome includes a region encoding these proteins:
- a CDS encoding 3-methyladenine DNA glycosylase, whose amino-acid sequence MTAMAQDRRRATHLSEPEWRPRAAEHRARADALTAGHRARRQRGETHAVEDFLFTYYSCSPAELRRWHPGAGIVLHGAAEERGAWRHYTTVDGTDARVDLTAYFAKRGGTVDYVERLLSATLERPPRFGCFGLHEWAMVYRMTPEELRHRSLPLRIGHRETDAVVESHPIACTHFDAYRFFTPAAGPLNELRPTRESQSAMEQAGCLHAGMDVYKWAAKLGPIVPGALLLDCLVLASDIRRVDMRASPYDVSSFGLPAIPIERPEGKREYARLQRGFTERGNGLRERILEAITTARRVHAAVAA is encoded by the coding sequence ATGACCGCAATGGCACAGGACCGTCGGCGGGCGACGCACCTGTCTGAGCCGGAGTGGCGGCCGCGCGCAGCCGAGCATCGTGCGCGTGCCGACGCCCTCACGGCCGGGCATCGTGCGCGCCGACAGCGCGGGGAGACCCACGCGGTGGAGGACTTCCTCTTCACCTACTACTCCTGCAGCCCGGCCGAACTGCGGCGGTGGCACCCCGGCGCCGGGATCGTCCTGCACGGAGCCGCCGAGGAGCGGGGCGCCTGGCGGCACTACACGACCGTCGACGGCACCGACGCCCGCGTTGACCTCACCGCATACTTCGCCAAGCGAGGCGGCACCGTCGACTACGTCGAGCGCCTGCTCTCGGCGACCCTCGAGCGCCCGCCGCGCTTCGGGTGCTTCGGACTGCACGAGTGGGCGATGGTCTACCGCATGACCCCCGAGGAGCTGCGGCACCGCTCCCTGCCGCTCCGCATCGGGCACCGTGAGACGGACGCCGTGGTCGAGTCCCACCCCATCGCCTGCACCCACTTCGACGCTTATCGATTCTTCACCCCGGCGGCGGGGCCGCTCAACGAGCTCCGCCCGACGCGCGAGTCGCAGTCCGCCATGGAGCAGGCCGGCTGCCTGCACGCGGGCATGGACGTGTACAAGTGGGCCGCGAAGCTCGGCCCCATCGTGCCCGGCGCACTGCTGCTCGACTGCCTGGTGCTCGCGAGCGACATCCGTCGGGTCGACATGCGCGCGTCGCCCTACGATGTCAGCTCGTTCGGACTCCCGGCGATCCCGATCGAGCGCCCGGAGGGCAAGCGCGAGTACGCCCGGCTCCAGCGCGGCTTCACCGAGCGCGGCAACGGACTGCGCGAGCGGATCCTCGAGGCGATCACCACGGCGCGGCGCGTGCACGCCGCCGTAGCCGCTTAG
- a CDS encoding Rv2578c family radical SAM protein: MRWSGQKTSGVVDAALPGLGLAQVAAVPGHLRTVRAPEFDGIVFHEVLAKSALNRVPGESSMPFSWTINPYRGCSHACVYCFARGSHRYLDLDTGEDFDSQIIVKVNVAEVLARELARPSWQHHTVALGTNTDPYQRAEGRYRLMPGIIETLGRAATPLSILTKGTLLRRDLPLLAEVAQRVPVDLAMSIAIGDPELQQSLEPGTPTTRARLDTVAAARDAGLPCDVFLMPVLPHLTDSVAQLSALLRDVRDAGANAVLYGPLHLRSHVKPWFFEWLERAHPELVPAYRSLYPGSASRAPQAYRMELAGRIRPLIRRYGLEREAGRSRAVVPPRAEPVSAPAPTLF; this comes from the coding sequence ATGAGGTGGAGTGGGCAGAAGACGAGCGGGGTCGTCGACGCAGCGCTGCCCGGGCTCGGGCTGGCGCAGGTCGCGGCGGTGCCGGGGCACCTCCGCACGGTGCGCGCGCCGGAGTTCGACGGCATCGTGTTCCACGAGGTGCTCGCGAAGAGCGCCCTCAACCGGGTGCCGGGGGAGTCCTCGATGCCCTTCTCCTGGACGATCAATCCGTATCGCGGCTGCTCGCACGCGTGCGTCTACTGCTTCGCGCGCGGATCCCACCGCTATCTCGACCTCGACACGGGGGAGGACTTCGACTCCCAGATCATCGTCAAGGTGAATGTCGCGGAGGTGCTGGCCCGAGAGCTCGCGCGGCCGTCGTGGCAGCACCACACCGTGGCGCTCGGCACCAATACGGACCCCTACCAGCGTGCCGAGGGCCGCTACCGGCTCATGCCCGGCATCATCGAGACGCTCGGTCGAGCCGCGACCCCGCTCTCGATCCTCACGAAGGGCACCTTGCTGCGCCGCGACCTGCCCCTCCTCGCCGAGGTCGCGCAACGCGTGCCGGTCGACCTCGCGATGTCGATCGCGATCGGTGATCCCGAGCTCCAGCAGTCTCTTGAGCCGGGCACACCGACCACCCGGGCGCGGCTCGACACGGTGGCGGCTGCGCGGGACGCCGGACTGCCGTGCGACGTCTTCCTCATGCCGGTGCTGCCCCACCTCACGGACTCGGTCGCCCAGCTCTCGGCGCTGCTCCGGGACGTGCGCGACGCCGGGGCGAACGCGGTCCTGTACGGCCCGCTGCACCTGCGCAGCCACGTGAAGCCGTGGTTCTTCGAGTGGCTCGAGCGCGCGCACCCGGAGCTGGTGCCGGCCTATCGGTCGCTGTACCCGGGGAGCGCGAGCCGGGCGCCGCAGGCGTACCGCATGGAGCTCGCGGGGCGGATCCGTCCGCTGATCCGGCGCTACGGACTCGAGCGTGAGGCGGGGCGATCCCGTGCCGTCGTGCCGCCGCGGGCAGAGCCGGTGAGCGCGCCGGCACCCACGCTGTTCTAA
- a CDS encoding chorismate mutase, with the protein MADLAPQQRLERLRSSIDNIDAALVHMLAERFRCTQEVGELKAENEMPASDPSREARQIARLRSLAEDAHLDPEFAEKWFNFVVAEVIQHHNHLAEQSRD; encoded by the coding sequence GTGGCCGACCTCGCACCGCAGCAGCGTCTCGAGCGCCTGCGCTCCAGCATCGACAACATCGATGCGGCGCTCGTGCACATGCTGGCCGAGCGCTTCCGCTGCACCCAGGAGGTGGGTGAGTTGAAGGCGGAGAACGAGATGCCCGCGTCGGATCCCTCGCGGGAGGCGCGCCAGATCGCCCGGCTGCGAAGCCTTGCGGAGGACGCGCACCTCGACCCCGAGTTCGCCGAGAAGTGGTTCAACTTCGTGGTCGCCGAGGTGATCCAGCACCACAACCACCTCGCGGAGCAGTCGCGCGACTAG
- a CDS encoding adenylosuccinate synthase: protein MPAVLITGAQWGDEGKGRATDLLGSRVDYVVKFNGGNNAGHTVVVGQEKYALHLLPSGILTPGVTPVISNGVVVDLEVLKGELEALGGRGVDVSRLKVSANAHVITAYHRTLDKVTERFLGKRQIGTTGRGIGPAYADKINRVGIRIQDIFDEGILRQKVEAALEFKNQVLVKIYNRRAISADEIVEDLLSYREMLEPMVCDTGLLLHEAMQAGKNVLFEAGQATMLDIDHGTYPFVTSSNATAGGASTGSGLPPAQLDRVISVIKAYTTRVGAGPFPTELFDASGEYLRKQGFEFGTTTGRPRRCGWYDAPIARFAARINGVTDFVLTKLDVLSGLETIPVCVAYDVNGVRHDEMPVNQSDYHHATPIYEEFPGWTEDISGARRFEDLPKNAQDYILALEAMSGSRISAIGVGPEREQVVVRHDLLD from the coding sequence ATGCCCGCAGTGCTCATCACCGGTGCCCAGTGGGGCGATGAGGGCAAGGGTCGGGCGACCGATCTGCTCGGAAGCCGCGTCGACTACGTCGTCAAGTTCAACGGCGGCAACAACGCCGGCCACACCGTCGTCGTGGGCCAGGAGAAGTATGCGCTGCACCTCCTGCCCTCCGGCATTCTGACCCCGGGGGTCACCCCCGTCATCTCGAACGGCGTCGTCGTCGACCTCGAGGTGCTGAAGGGCGAGCTCGAGGCCCTGGGCGGCCGCGGCGTCGACGTCTCGCGCCTCAAGGTGAGCGCCAACGCGCACGTCATCACGGCCTACCACCGCACGCTCGACAAGGTCACCGAGCGCTTCCTCGGCAAGCGCCAGATCGGCACCACCGGCCGCGGGATCGGGCCGGCCTATGCCGACAAGATCAACCGGGTCGGGATCCGGATCCAGGACATCTTCGACGAGGGCATCCTGCGGCAGAAGGTCGAGGCCGCGCTCGAGTTCAAGAATCAGGTGCTCGTCAAGATCTACAACCGCCGCGCGATCTCGGCCGACGAGATCGTGGAGGATCTGCTCTCCTACCGCGAGATGCTGGAGCCGATGGTCTGCGACACCGGGCTTCTGCTGCACGAGGCGATGCAGGCCGGCAAGAACGTGCTCTTCGAGGCCGGCCAGGCGACGATGCTCGACATCGACCACGGCACCTACCCGTTCGTCACCTCGTCGAACGCGACCGCGGGTGGTGCGAGCACCGGCTCGGGCCTGCCGCCGGCCCAGCTCGACCGGGTCATCTCGGTGATCAAGGCGTACACGACACGCGTCGGCGCCGGCCCGTTCCCGACCGAGCTCTTCGACGCCTCGGGCGAGTACCTCCGCAAGCAGGGCTTCGAGTTCGGCACCACGACCGGGCGCCCGCGGCGCTGCGGCTGGTACGACGCCCCGATCGCGCGGTTCGCGGCGCGGATCAACGGCGTGACGGACTTCGTGCTCACGAAGCTCGACGTGCTCTCGGGCCTCGAGACCATCCCGGTGTGCGTCGCTTACGACGTCAACGGCGTGCGGCACGACGAAATGCCGGTGAACCAGAGCGACTACCACCACGCGACCCCGATCTACGAGGAGTTCCCGGGCTGGACCGAGGACATCTCGGGCGCGCGCCGCTTCGAGGATCTGCCGAAGAACGCGCAGGACTACATCCTCGCGCTCGAGGCGATGAGCGGATCCCGGATCTCGGCCATCGGCGTCGGCCCCGAGCGGGAGCAGGTCGTGGTGCGCCACGATCTGCTCGACTGA
- a CDS encoding DUF3151 domain-containing protein, protein MIGANLLGPEPTLLAPETDVVAALAEGVSAERLVRAHPESPLAWAELADEADAAGREIEAYAFARVGYHRGLDRLRKSGWRGAGPVPWSHEPNRGVLRALYALRRAAGTIGETAEVERLTEFLDGADPEAIAVIEAG, encoded by the coding sequence ATGATCGGCGCGAACCTGCTCGGACCCGAACCCACTCTGCTGGCCCCGGAGACGGACGTCGTCGCCGCCCTCGCCGAGGGGGTGTCGGCCGAGCGCCTCGTGCGCGCGCACCCGGAGTCGCCGCTCGCCTGGGCGGAGCTCGCGGACGAGGCCGACGCAGCAGGGCGTGAGATCGAAGCCTACGCCTTCGCGCGGGTGGGGTACCACCGCGGGCTCGATCGCCTCCGCAAGTCCGGTTGGCGCGGCGCGGGCCCCGTGCCGTGGTCGCACGAGCCCAACCGCGGGGTGCTGCGTGCGCTCTATGCGCTTCGTCGCGCCGCGGGCACGATCGGCGAGACCGCCGAGGTCGAGCGGCTCACCGAGTTCCTGGACGGCGCGGATCCCGAGGCGATCGCCGTCATCGAAGCCGGGTGA